A region of the Thermanaerothrix sp. genome:
CTCATCTTCCTTGGCTGTCCCTGGAGGGCTTACCTCAGGCTGGCGGGAGGGGATCTCACCGCCGTGGCGGGGATACTGGGCTTGATATGCGGCATATGCATAGGGATAGGGTTTCTGTGGAACGGTTTTAACCTTGGCAGGTCAAGGCCCACATCAAAGGCCTCCGGCTACGTGATGCCCGTGGTGGTGCTTGGACTGCTGGCGCTTCTGGTGGCGGCGCCACTCATGGGGCGCACCCCGGAGGGGGACCCCACGGGGCCCATATTCTTCTCCGCCAAGGGTCCCGGGGCGATGCACGCCTCGGTGGCGGCATCGCTGGCGGTGGGGGCGGTGATAGGCTGGATGGCCCAGAGGAGCCGTTTCTGCACCGTGGGGGCCTTCCGGGACCTCATCATGCTGAAGGACCCGCACCTTTTCTGGGGCATAGCCGCCCTGGTGGCGTCCGCCGCGGCCACCAACGGGGCCCTTGGACAGTTCAAGCTGGGGGTGGAAGGGCAGCCGGTGGCGCATCCGTCGCACCTTTGGAACTTCCTCGGCATGATGCTGTCCGGGTTGGCCTTCACCCTGGCGGGTGGATGCCCGGGCCGGCAGGTGATAATGTCCGGAGAGGGGGATTCCGACGCGGCGGTGTTCGTCCTTGGAATGCTGACCGGCGCCGCGGTGGCCCACAACTTCACCCTTGCAAGCTCCGCCAAGGGGCCGTCCCCCTACGTCGTGTGGGCTTGGGGCTTGGGGATGATCTTCTGCCTCGCGGTGGGGTTCCTGAGCCGCAACGAAAACGTCTAGGCGGGCTTAAACGCACACAAGGGGGGTGCATCTTAACATGTCTTCCAGCGCAACCGTCGACGCCAGGGGGCTGTCCTGCCCCCAGCCGGTGCTTTTGACCAAGAAGGCCCTGGACTCCTCACCGGAGCTTCCCATAACCATCCTGGTGAGCACCGTGACATCCCGGGAGAACGTCATGCGGTTCTGCTCCTCCAGGGGTCTTTCGGCATCGTGGGAGGAAACCCCCGACGGAGACTTTAGGATAACCGCGGGCTCTTAAATCTTAAACAACATAAGGCTACTTAAGCATCACAACAGGGGAGGGGACAGCTCCTCCCCTGTTGTTTTAAGGCATCGGTTGACAACGAAACTGTGACACCCTCCATGATCCTGGGCAGCGGAATTTGTCATAATTGTTCAGAGGTATAGACACAAGGCGAGGGGGAAGGAATACATGGAGAGATCGCCGGTTCCCGTGACCGGAGGGGATAGACTGGACGTCGTGGAGTTGCTGGAGGTTCTGGCGGAGACGGACGGCCTTTTAAGGTCCTTCGTAAGGGAGCAGCGTCTCTCGGTGCGGCTTGCCAGCGCGGACTCCGCGGGGCTTCTCAAGGAGCTTGACGATGGCAGGCACTCCCTGGACAGGGCCTGCTCGGACATGGAGTCCAGCCAAAGGCGCATGATGGAGGTCATAAGGGACGTGGAATCCCTCAAGGCCACCCTAGAGCGGGCGGTCCAGGAGGGGGACAGGAGCGCGGAGCTCATGGGAAGGGCCACGGAGTCTCTGGACCGGATGAACCGCTCATTCGAGGACGTACAGGGCCTCGTTGGATCCTTGGCCCAGGTGGCCCGGGACGTGGCGGACATGTTAAACGGCATAGAGCGGGTGGCGAAGCAGACCAACCTGTTGGCCTTGAACGCCGCCATAGAGGCCGCCAGGGCTGGGGAGCACGGCAAGGGCTTCGCGGTGGTGGCCGACGAGGTGCGGAAGCTAGCGGCGGAGAGCACCGGGATAACCAAGAAGATAGCCTCCCTGATGGAGATGCTGTCCAAGAAGACCCAGGAGACCCAGGAGGGGATAGAGACCTTCCGGGAGCTCAAGGAGGCCACGGTGAGGGAGATCTTGGGCGGCACCAGGACGCTTAAGGACTCCATGGAGAGCCTCAAGTCCTCCTCCGCCAGGTTGGAGGACATATCCAAGCGGGTGGAGGAACAGGGGCGCATAGAGGCGGAGGTGCTCAGGGGATCCTGCGCCATAAACGCCAAGATAGCGGAGACCGTGGAGGTCTCCGAGGCCCAGGCGAGGAAGCGGGAGGTCCTGTTCTCAGGCCTTGAGCGCTACGCCAGAGAAGCTAAGAGGACCTTCGAGCGGTTCCTGGGCTTCCGGTCCAAGGTGAGGCGGGAGGACGTCGTAACGTTCGGGCACGACGACTCCTATGCCCCGTGGGTATACCTGTCCGAAGGGGCCTCGAAGGGCATAAGCATAGAGAGGGCCAGGAAGGCCGCCTTTGGCATGTCAAAGGGGGCATCTTTCATAGGGGCCCCCTGGGACCAGGTCTTCCCGCTCCTCATGGAGGGCAAGGTGGACGTGATACTGAACGCCGGCTGGCCGAACCCCTACTTCAACAGCTTCCCCGTGGAGGCCACAAAGCCCTACGGGACCTTCAGGACCAGGGTGTACGCCTCCAAGGTAGACGGGCTTGGGAGGCCCAGGGACATGGGGCCCCTTAGGGACGTCAAGGGGAAGACCGTGGGGGTGCAGAGGGGTGGCACCGGGAACCTTATCAACATCTTAAAGTCCAAAGGAGCCAAGGTGGTGGAGTTCGAGAACGACCCCTTAAGCTTCGCGGAACACATGTGGAACCTGGTGGAGATGGTGGCCTGCGAGGAACAGGTGGCGAAGCACCTGAACCAGACCCTTTACGATGGGCTATTCGAACCGGTGGGAGAAATCCTCGAGACCGTGGAGGTGGTGATGCTGGTCCACAAGGACCGGCTGGAGCTCCTTGGCGCGTTGAACTCGCACATATAGGGCAAGTCATTAAACATTTAAATCTTTCGCAAGCCCCCTTGCGAAAGCCATAAAATGGCGTAGAATATTCTGAACAAGCTCGCTGGAGGGGGGATCCAGGGATGCGAAAGTACCGCATATTTGCGTTGGCGGCGTTGTTGGTATTGGCGTTGGCGGCATCGGCCATGGCGGGCTCCGCCACGGGGAGCGGAACCCAGATAAGGGGCAACCCGGGGAGGAACGCGGAGCTAAAGTCCACGCCCTTCACGGTTCCCGACGGGGTGACCGCCACCATATCGGACGGGTACTGCAACGGGGACGGGTTCTGGATCGAGAGGAACGGCAACCTGGTGGCGTCCTTCTCATCCGTCAATGAAGCCAAGGGGTTCAGACTGTCGCCGGGGACCTACATGGTGTACCCCAACCTCAAAGAGGGACAGATCAAGCAGGACGTAGCAAAGGTGCAGATAACCGTCACGTGGCCCTAGGGTGGCAAAAGACCGCGCACGATAAAAAGGCGCTTCACGCGAGAAGAGGCGGGCTCCCGGCCCGCCTCTTCTCGCAGCTGAGGGGGCTCGAAGGCCCCGATGGTCCTTCAATCACATAGGGCTCTCATCATCCCATGCCGTACCTTGAAAGGACGTGGAAGGCCGCCTCCGCGGCGGTCCTAACCATCAACTCCACCTCGTCCTCTTTGATTACGTAGGGGGGCAGGAAGTAGATCACGTCCCCCAGGGGCCTTATGAGGACCCCCCGTCTCATGCACTCCAGGCCTATGAGGCGGCCCAACCGCAGCTCCCCCGGCAAGGAAGCGCCGTCGGGGTTCCTTAGGTCCAAGGCCCCCACAAGGCCCATCCGCCTCATGTCCCACACCAATGAAGACCCCCCGAAGTGGCGCGCCATGGCGTCCCCAAGGACCTCCCCAAGGGCCCTTACCCTGTCAAGCACGTCCTCCTCCTCGAAGATGCATAGAACCTCCAGGGCCAGGGCGCAGCCCAAGGGGTTTCCGCAGTAGCTGTGGCTGTGCAGAAAGGCCCTTCCAAGGCCTCCACCGTAGAAGGCCCGGTACACCTCCTCGGAGGCCAGCACGGCGGAGAAGGGCATCATGCCGCCGGTTATGCCCTTGGAGAGGCACAAAAGGTCCGGGGGCCTCTCAAGACTGCAGTGCTGAAAGGCCAGGAACTCCCCGGTCCTGCCGAAACCCATGGCGATCTCATCGTCTATGAAGAGCACGTCCAGTTCCAAGGCGGCTCTCCTTAGGCCCTCGAAATAGCCCTTGGGGTACATCCTCATGCCCGCGGCCCCTTGCACCAGGGGCTCCACTATGACCGCGCAGACCTCCGAAGCCCGCTCTTTCAACGTCTTAAGGTCCCTTTGAAGGCACCCCAGGGAGCACCGGTCCCGGGATTCGCCGAAGGGGCAATCGGAACAGCAGGGCCCGTGAAGCCTAAGGTTTCTTTGGGTGATGGCCCTGTAGGGCTTCCCGTAGAGCCCCAGGTCCCCCACCGAAAGGGCCCCCAGGGTCTCCCCGTGGTAGCTGCCCCCAAGGTGGGCGAAAAGCCGCCTTTCGGGCCGTCCCCGGTTGACCTGGTAGTGGTAGGCCATCTTCATGGCGGTCTCCACCGCGGAGGAGCCGTTGTCGGCGTAAAAGACCCGGTCAAGCCCCGTGAGCTTCGTGAGATTCTCGGACAGCTCCACCGCCCAGGGGTGGGTGAGGCCCGCGAACATGCAGTGGTCCAACCGCCGGGCCTGCCTCGCAAGGGCCTCCGCAAGGCGGGGGTGGCAGTGGCCGAACAGGTTGGTCCACCAGGAGGAAATGCCGTCCAGGAGCCTTGAACCGTCCTGCAGGTGAAGCCATACCCCCTGGGCGGACGCCACGGGCAGCGGCAGGAACTCCTGGTGGTCCGCCATCTGGGTGCAGGGGTGCCAGTTAACCCTAAGGTCCCGCTCAGCCAGGGAAGCCAATGCCCATCACCTCCAAAAAGCTCTTAAGCTGGTCTTGGGGAATGGATACCCCGCCGTCGGGATGGTGGGGCACCGTTATAACCTCCACCTCGCAGTTCCTGCGGATCCAGTCCCGGTTGTCCCGGTGGATCAACGACGTACCGTCGAAGCAGTTCATGATGACGCAGGGCGCCGCAACACCCATGGAACGAAGGAAGAAGAGGGCGGTCCAAAGGTGGCTCAAGGCCCCAAGGCCGCTTGGGGACACCAGCGCCGCGGGCATACCCCATCTGGCAACCCAATGGGATATAAAAAGCCCCTCCCCAAGGGGCACCGCCACGCCGCCGGCCCCCTCC
Encoded here:
- the yedE gene encoding YedE family putative selenium transporter; its protein translation is MICSKGGCVLTSKWGPIITGIAVGILAPVLVHLGNPGNMGMCVACFTRDIAGALGFHRAAIVQYLRPEIPGLLLGAFGASMAFGEMKPRGGSSPVTRFFLGVFAMVGALIFLGCPWRAYLRLAGGDLTAVAGILGLICGICIGIGFLWNGFNLGRSRPTSKASGYVMPVVVLGLLALLVAAPLMGRTPEGDPTGPIFFSAKGPGAMHASVAASLAVGAVIGWMAQRSRFCTVGAFRDLIMLKDPHLFWGIAALVASAAATNGALGQFKLGVEGQPVAHPSHLWNFLGMMLSGLAFTLAGGCPGRQVIMSGEGDSDAAVFVLGMLTGAAVAHNFTLASSAKGPSPYVVWAWGLGMIFCLAVGFLSRNENV
- a CDS encoding sulfurtransferase TusA family protein, with translation MSSSATVDARGLSCPQPVLLTKKALDSSPELPITILVSTVTSRENVMRFCSSRGLSASWEETPDGDFRITAGS
- a CDS encoding methyl-accepting chemotaxis protein, coding for MERSPVPVTGGDRLDVVELLEVLAETDGLLRSFVREQRLSVRLASADSAGLLKELDDGRHSLDRACSDMESSQRRMMEVIRDVESLKATLERAVQEGDRSAELMGRATESLDRMNRSFEDVQGLVGSLAQVARDVADMLNGIERVAKQTNLLALNAAIEAARAGEHGKGFAVVADEVRKLAAESTGITKKIASLMEMLSKKTQETQEGIETFRELKEATVREILGGTRTLKDSMESLKSSSARLEDISKRVEEQGRIEAEVLRGSCAINAKIAETVEVSEAQARKREVLFSGLERYAREAKRTFERFLGFRSKVRREDVVTFGHDDSYAPWVYLSEGASKGISIERARKAAFGMSKGASFIGAPWDQVFPLLMEGKVDVILNAGWPNPYFNSFPVEATKPYGTFRTRVYASKVDGLGRPRDMGPLRDVKGKTVGVQRGGTGNLINILKSKGAKVVEFENDPLSFAEHMWNLVEMVACEEQVAKHLNQTLYDGLFEPVGEILETVEVVMLVHKDRLELLGALNSHI
- the bioA gene encoding adenosylmethionine--8-amino-7-oxononanoate transaminase, giving the protein MASLAERDLRVNWHPCTQMADHQEFLPLPVASAQGVWLHLQDGSRLLDGISSWWTNLFGHCHPRLAEALARQARRLDHCMFAGLTHPWAVELSENLTKLTGLDRVFYADNGSSAVETAMKMAYHYQVNRGRPERRLFAHLGGSYHGETLGALSVGDLGLYGKPYRAITQRNLRLHGPCCSDCPFGESRDRCSLGCLQRDLKTLKERASEVCAVIVEPLVQGAAGMRMYPKGYFEGLRRAALELDVLFIDDEIAMGFGRTGEFLAFQHCSLERPPDLLCLSKGITGGMMPFSAVLASEEVYRAFYGGGLGRAFLHSHSYCGNPLGCALALEVLCIFEEEDVLDRVRALGEVLGDAMARHFGGSSLVWDMRRMGLVGALDLRNPDGASLPGELRLGRLIGLECMRRGVLIRPLGDVIYFLPPYVIKEDEVELMVRTAAEAAFHVLSRYGMG